The following proteins are co-located in the Seriola aureovittata isolate HTS-2021-v1 ecotype China chromosome 7, ASM2101889v1, whole genome shotgun sequence genome:
- the gdf6a gene encoding growth/differentiation factor 6-A codes for MDASRVVTLYLGLLLVFLGNIPCFQSAAIISPSAPRRNRGAGIPHRDGQRSSKFLKDIIASSHPVVGHHKEDLKDAIVPHEYMLSIYRTYSAAEKLGLNASFFRSSKSANTITSFVDRGTDDLLHSPLRRQKYLFDVSTLSDKEELVGAELRIFRRAPGDLQTSLQTTGLYDIQLYPCRSDRLLDSRSLDPLDSTKAGWEVMDVWEMFKAHQHHYHHPHHHHHPHHHHHHHYQQGSQLCFQLRVTLGKSDTEVDLRQLGLDRSGRSQQEKAILVAYTRSKKRENLFNEMKEKIKSRRSVGEKEEAAAVVKAAEEEGVSLKGVRGEGPRRRRRTALSNRHGKRHGKKSKSRCSKKALHVNFKELGWDDWIIAPLDYEAYHCEGVCDFPLRSHLEPTNHAIIQTLMNSMDPNSTPPSCCVPTKLSPISILYIDSGNNVVYKQYEDMVVEQCGCR; via the exons ATGGACGCATCTCGAGTGGTAACGCTATATCTGGGCCTGCTCCTTGTTTTCCTTGGGAATATACCGTGTTTCCAGTCTGCTGCTATCATCTCTCCCTCTGCGCCGAGGAGGAACAGGGGAGCCGGGATCCCACATCGGGACGGACAAAGGTCATCCAAATTCTTAAAAGATATCATCGCGTCTTCGCATCCTGTCGTGGGCCATCACAAAGAAGACCTAAAGGACGCTATTGTGCCGCATGAATACATGCTCTCCATATACAGGACATACTCGGCTGCAGAGAAGCTCGGACTAAACGCAAGCTTTTTCCGCTCCTCTAAATCTGCCAACACCATAACAAGTTTTGTGGACAGAGGAACAG ACGATCTTTTGCACTCTCCTCTGCGAAGACAAAAGTATCTGTTTGATGTCTCAACCCTTTCAGACAAAGAGGAGCTGGTCGGGGCGGAATTAAGGATATTCAGGAGAGCGCCCGGGGATTTGCAGACTTCCCTGCAGACGACGGGCCTCTACGACATCCAGCTCTACCCCTGCCGCTCGGACAGGCTGCTGGACTCCAGGTCTCTGGACCCGCTGGACTCCACTAAAGCCGGCTGGGAGGTTATGGACGTGTGGGAAATGTTTAAAGCACACCAGCATCATTATCAccaccctcatcatcatcatcatcctcatcatcatcaccatcatcactatcaGCAGGGGAGCCAGCTCTGCTTCCAGCTCAGGGTCACTCTTGGCAAATCAGACACCGAGGTGGACCTGAGGCAGCTGGGGCTGGACAGGAGCGGCCGGTCCCAGCAGGAGAAGGCCATCCTGGTGGCCTACACCCGCTCCAAGAAGAGGGAGAACCTGTTCAAcgagatgaaggagaagatcaaGTCGCGGAGGTCGGTGGGCGAGAAGGAGGAAGCGGCGGCGGTGGTGaaggctgcagaggaggagggggtgtcGCTGAAGGGGGTTAGAGGAGAGGGGCCCCGCCGTCGGCGGAGGACCGCGCTGAGCAACAGGCACGGGAAGAGGCACGGGAAGAAATCAAAATCCAGGTGCAGCAAAAAGGCGCTGCATGTGAATTTCAAAGAGCTGGGCTGGGACGACTGGATCATCGCGCCCCTGGATTACGAGGCGTACCACTGCGAGGGGGTGTGCGACTTCCCCCTGAGGTCGCACCTCGAACCGACTAACCACGCCATCATACAGACGCTCATGAACTCCATGGACCCGAACAGCACCCCGCCCAGCTGCTGCGTCCCCACCAAACTCAGCCCCATCAGCATCCTGTATATAGACTCGGGCAATAACGTGGTGTACAAACAGTACGAGGACATGGTGGTGGAGCAGTGTGGGTGCAGGTAG